One window from the genome of Borrelia puertoricensis encodes:
- a CDS encoding DUF1463 family protein, which yields MTQCYDLRNIVFSIGGHEIQSGKLELTSEPTTRAVASSEDRGMPIVSFRDPRTIVFIFNIEVSIGTYDYKLLTKLSKDQFYNISKSKNERMLDLVFNDLEDIKIISNSAFFAEEPSRSYSVEAEKVTFEIRAVGCTVDN from the coding sequence ATGACACAATGTTATGATTTAAGAAACATAGTTTTCTCTATTGGCGGCCATGAGATTCAAAGCGGTAAGTTAGAACTTACAAGTGAACCTACAACAAGAGCGGTAGCTAGCAGTGAAGATAGAGGAATGCCTATAGTTAGCTTTAGAGACCCTAGAACCATTGTTTTCATATTCAATATTGAGGTTTCAATTGGTACTTATGATTACAAACTCCTAACAAAGCTTTCAAAAGACCAATTTTATAACATATCCAAAAGTAAAAATGAAAGAATGTTAGATTTAGTATTCAATGACCTAGAAGACATCAAAATCATATCTAACTCTGCATTTTTTGCAGAAGAACCTTCAAGAAGTTACTCTGTTGAAGCTGAAAAAGTTACTTTTGAGATAAGAGCTGTTGGATGCACAGTTGACAATTAA